In a single window of the Littorina saxatilis isolate snail1 linkage group LG5, US_GU_Lsax_2.0, whole genome shotgun sequence genome:
- the LOC138967323 gene encoding uncharacterized protein yields MTEALNCIIKIKLIHNRETDFRTNSPRKQEDYCNCSVFPVISTFDTTTVNSQTMVELEQANLQDEETPAAATTGDNKGVKTDYDRKPGDVLEKDVALLFVNILVSLMMVSQIVSMPKSDKCKEQTGDKETAENSPLPKSPQSPCNCKQEINETKKSPKKPKPKHSKKKKMAQKVSKSDSNNFTSTFSSLLACMNIIGKVKCTKISNTCMFTIPMCLVFLTFSGHVVLSAPVELEIDQALYIQCKEKFEEIRHCPHFDREYDHLNQVCCGSIQGKVLHCLSHSDENKKKEILSVSCFPDTEVEPGYVIDITFNNGSPQKCLIPCEAGHFQPDYKRSSSIRYPYCHEPKIQCSGEDKRQLFCNGGTVKDDQCMCMPGFEPHNWKTSQSKCTQGFTSTDICHCVEAPCPSGLKRNIDQRWQCPEELISINYTCVDAEENMTTKPGIFSPSNAPDTLVTRKSIVTVYPVTTSNTETPKPEEPTGLLHLLLVIPCIALLVLIFAIAVYAFECNKSGHYRLPAN; encoded by the exons ATGACAGAAGCGCTCAACTGCATCATCAAGATAAAGCTCATTCACAACCGCGAAACAG ATTTCCGGACAAATTCACCAAGAAAACAAGAAGACTATTGCAACTGCAGTGTGTTTCCTGTCATTTCGACATTTGACACCACAACTGTAAATTCTCAG ACCATGGTGGAGCTCGAACAAGCAAACCTGCAAGATGAAGAGACACCAGCCGCTGCTACAACTGGCGACAACAAGGGGGTGAAAACAGACTATGACAGAAAACCTGGTGATGTTCTCGAAAAAGATGTTGCTTTGCTTTTTGTCAATATCCTTGTCAGTTTAATGATGGTTTCACAGATTGTTTCCATGCCAAAATCCGACAAATGTAAAGAGCAGACAGGCGACAAAGAAACAGCTGAAAACAGCCCTCTGCCGAAATCTCCCCAAAGCCCCTGTAACTGCAAGCAAGAAATAAATGAAACGAAAAAGAGCCCCAAGAAGCCAAAGCCAAAACAttccaagaagaagaaaatggcaCAGAAAGTCTCAAAAAGTGACTCAAATAATTTTACAAGCACTTTCTCTTCTCTGCTTGCATGCATGAACATCATCGGCAAAGTCAAGTGCACCAAAATCTCAAACACCTGCATGTTTACGATCCCAATGTGCCTCGTGTTTCTTACATTCTCAGGTCATGTTGTGTTAAGCGCTCCAGTAGAACTTGAGATAGACCAGGCCCTTTACATACAGTGCAAAGAAAAATTTGAAGAAATCCGGCATTGCCCACATTTTGATCGCGAGTACGACCATCTTAACCAAGTATGTTGTGGAAGCATTCAGGGTAAAGTGTTGCATTGCTTGTCTCATTCTgacgaaaacaaaaagaaagaaatcttgtCAGTTTCCTGCTTCCCTGACACAGAAGTCGAGCCAGGTTATGTGATCGACATCACCTTTAACAATGGCTCCCCACAGAAATGTCTGATTCCTTGTGAGGCTGGGCACTTCCAACCTGACTACAAACGTTCGTCCAGTATCCGCTACCCATACTGCCATGAACCTAAAATCCAGTGCTCAGGAGAAGACAAGCGTCAGCTTTTTTGCAATGGCGGCACAGTAAAAGATGACCAATGCATGTGCAtgcctgggttcgaaccccataACTGGAAAACATCTCAGTCCAAGTGTACACAGGGGTTTACATCCACAGACATCTGTCACTGTGTGGAAGCCCCGTGCCCCAGTGGCCTAAAGAGAAATATTGATCAAAGATGGCAATGCCCAGAAGAATTGATCAGCATCAACTACACATGTGTAGACGCTGAAGAAAATATGACCACCAAACCAGGAATATTTTCTCCCAGCAATGCACCAGATACCCTTGTCACGAGAAAAAGCATTGTAACAGTTTACCCTGTAACAACAAGCAATACAGAAACACCAAAGCCTGAAGAACCTACAGGTCTGCTTCATTTGCTTCTCGTGATCCCTTGTATAGCTCTGTTAGTACTAATTTTTGCAATTGCTGTTTACGCATTTGAATGTAACAAAAGTGGTCATTATCGTCTTCCAGCGAACTGA